The following proteins are co-located in the Paenibacillus sp. FSL H8-0079 genome:
- a CDS encoding DUF1877 family protein: MGMSGRYLVVTQELMESIKSGEVSVHDCAVDLDIDKTWQMLQFTLNGNLVQGEPPLGYVVPLAGEQYVGNYSDMDLFLLSNEQVLEAYMALEQLTPEELKQRYSLDQMIAEGVYPVMEDWDAEETFQEIVQTVDHIQALFQATAESGNGIVFYVF, translated from the coding sequence ATGGGAATGTCCGGCAGATATCTTGTGGTCACGCAGGAGCTCATGGAATCCATCAAGTCTGGCGAGGTTAGTGTGCATGATTGTGCAGTGGATCTGGATATCGATAAAACGTGGCAGATGCTTCAATTTACGTTGAACGGTAATCTTGTACAGGGGGAGCCGCCTCTCGGTTATGTGGTGCCGCTCGCAGGTGAGCAGTACGTGGGAAACTATTCGGACATGGATCTGTTCTTGCTTAGTAACGAGCAAGTGCTGGAGGCCTACATGGCATTGGAGCAGCTCACGCCGGAAGAATTAAAGCAGCGGTATAGTTTGGACCAGATGATCGCTGAAGGCGTCTATCCAGTAATGGAAGATTGGGATGCAGAAGAGACATTTCAGGAGATCGTTCAGACCGTGGATCATATCCAGGCCTTGTTTCAGGCAACGGCTGAAAGTGGAAACGGGATCGTCTTTTATGTTTTCTAA
- a CDS encoding D-alanine--D-alanine ligase, giving the protein MKVGVIMGGTSSERDISLLTGQEMIANLNRDKYEVVPIELNTKRDLIDKSAGIDVALLALHGKYGEDGTVQGTLESLGIPYTGCGVLASSVCMDKDMSKQLIQHAGVLTGEWLRVSHMEELSSNAVQQLTYPVVVKPNSGGSSIGTQVVKEATTLPAAVEAALAWDDTVMIEQYIEGEEITCAILDGKMLPVISIRSNAEFFDYSSKYDDHGADEEVVQLPVDLHHRVEAAALACYQVLKCSVYARVDMMIREGMPYVLEVNTLPGLTRNSLLPKSAAAAGISFAELLDTIIELSLKERPKEDTTL; this is encoded by the coding sequence ATGAAGGTTGGCGTGATTATGGGCGGTACATCTTCAGAGCGGGATATTTCCCTGCTCACCGGACAGGAGATGATTGCGAATCTGAATAGAGACAAATACGAGGTAGTGCCCATTGAGCTGAATACCAAGCGGGATCTGATCGACAAATCGGCCGGGATCGATGTGGCACTGCTTGCCCTGCATGGCAAATACGGCGAAGACGGTACCGTTCAGGGCACACTGGAATCCTTGGGCATTCCCTACACAGGCTGTGGCGTGCTTGCAAGCAGTGTATGCATGGATAAAGACATGTCCAAACAACTCATTCAGCATGCGGGTGTGCTTACCGGAGAGTGGCTGCGGGTGAGCCACATGGAGGAACTGTCCTCTAATGCTGTTCAACAATTAACATACCCTGTGGTGGTCAAACCGAATTCAGGCGGTTCCAGCATCGGCACCCAAGTAGTGAAGGAGGCTACCACTTTACCCGCTGCTGTGGAGGCTGCCCTCGCCTGGGATGACACGGTCATGATCGAACAGTATATCGAAGGTGAAGAGATCACTTGTGCCATTCTGGATGGAAAGATGCTACCGGTGATCTCCATTCGTTCGAACGCTGAGTTTTTCGATTATTCTTCCAAATACGATGACCACGGAGCCGATGAGGAGGTTGTGCAATTGCCAGTGGACCTTCACCATCGCGTGGAAGCTGCGGCATTGGCCTGCTATCAGGTGCTTAAATGCAGCGTCTACGCGCGCGTGGATATGATGATTCGTGAAGGCATGCCTTATGTGCTTGAAGTGAACACGCTGCCGGGACTTACCCGTAACAGTCTGCTGCCCAAAAGTGCAGCTGCTGCAGGCATTTCTTTTGCAGAGCTACTGGATACCATTATTGAACTTTCGTTGAAGGAAAGACCCAAGGAGGATACAACATTATGA
- a CDS encoding copper amine oxidase N-terminal domain-containing protein → MGGVDVGKAMANGASIKSGESRQSMNINIEPATDLATEKDLEMIELINSISLDIDQAKMKDAKTASIKGTFSMEGTKLPFHLSMNESQLVIDLDGAQKPLYISLDTFQDAQALPMVDTKALEKQLEELSPKLFSFVLKHLSNPKNISVTPVQESVNGEALSLSKLHLEVSGEEMLAMVKPFLTSISKDEQGLKDLIGDLYDVFYPVLEAVNEVEGGGDETLNSIVPESKDEAVASLYAMIKVGLDSMLVNYDQELNNLLNEDPDLKTLFGTETKLKLDFYLDSKLDIRKQNFELKVAIPASDELPLKSVTVSGDSEQWNIGGTVAVDEVDVSGGVMDLMKDDITPGQMLRNFDSNSLAYQLLKDEAGITSKSVVLFPDDEYAGAITVKNTTFVPLRYVSEELDAEVKWTKGSNQIVVIDDITGDEIVLTVGSKKATVAGKEVTMVESAYVGKDGKTYVPLRFVAESLGATVDKEQETGWIYIDRP, encoded by the coding sequence GTGGGTGGAGTAGATGTTGGCAAAGCCATGGCTAATGGCGCGAGTATCAAGTCCGGTGAATCCAGACAATCCATGAATATAAACATAGAACCGGCTACGGATTTGGCTACAGAGAAAGACCTTGAAATGATTGAACTTATTAATTCCATATCCTTGGATATTGATCAAGCCAAAATGAAAGATGCGAAGACAGCATCGATCAAAGGTACATTCAGCATGGAGGGAACGAAGCTACCTTTCCACCTGTCCATGAATGAGTCCCAATTGGTCATTGATCTGGACGGAGCCCAGAAACCGCTGTACATATCTCTGGATACGTTCCAAGATGCACAAGCGCTTCCGATGGTAGATACGAAGGCCCTGGAGAAGCAACTCGAGGAGCTTTCCCCGAAACTGTTCTCTTTTGTCCTGAAGCACCTGTCCAATCCGAAGAATATTTCCGTGACTCCGGTACAGGAATCTGTGAATGGCGAAGCGCTTAGCCTCTCCAAGCTGCATCTGGAAGTGAGTGGTGAAGAGATGCTTGCCATGGTTAAACCGTTCCTGACGAGTATTTCGAAGGATGAGCAAGGACTGAAAGATCTGATTGGAGATCTGTACGATGTGTTCTACCCTGTACTTGAAGCCGTGAATGAGGTTGAAGGTGGGGGAGACGAAACGCTGAATTCCATCGTTCCTGAATCGAAAGATGAGGCTGTGGCTTCACTATATGCCATGATCAAAGTTGGACTGGACAGTATGCTGGTCAATTATGATCAGGAGCTTAACAACCTGTTGAATGAGGACCCTGATTTGAAAACGCTGTTTGGCACAGAAACCAAACTGAAATTGGACTTCTATCTCGACAGCAAGCTGGATATCCGCAAACAGAACTTTGAGCTTAAAGTGGCAATACCTGCTTCCGACGAACTACCGTTGAAATCCGTAACCGTAAGCGGAGACAGTGAACAGTGGAATATTGGTGGTACGGTTGCAGTCGATGAAGTGGATGTATCCGGCGGCGTTATGGATCTGATGAAGGATGATATTACGCCTGGACAGATGCTGCGCAATTTTGATTCCAATTCACTGGCATACCAATTGCTGAAAGATGAAGCTGGAATCACGAGTAAAAGTGTAGTGCTCTTCCCGGATGATGAATACGCCGGGGCGATCACCGTTAAGAATACAACATTTGTTCCGCTTCGCTACGTGTCTGAAGAATTGGATGCTGAAGTGAAATGGACCAAAGGCTCGAACCAAATCGTTGTCATTGACGACATTACTGGTGATGAGATTGTCCTGACCGTAGGTTCCAAGAAGGCGACGGTTGCTGGTAAAGAAGTGACCATGGTGGAATCCGCTTATGTAGGCAAGGACGGCAAGACATATGTACCGCTGCGCTTTGTGGCTGAATCCCTTGGGGCTACTGTAGATAAAGAACAAGAAACCGGCTGGATTTACATTGACCGTCCTTAA
- a CDS encoding GNAT family N-acetyltransferase, translating into MSLDVTIRHSSTTDLQDMVILMDQLGYPTTYAEMEERYAHISADPNFTTLVAEARGRVVGLIGLQTSYLYEKNGRHCRIMALVVHDQFRGSGIGRQLILEAEQWAATHDVDSLSLNSGNRPEREAAHEFYRQMGFTAGSTGFSKKPQILQHT; encoded by the coding sequence ATGAGCCTGGATGTGACGATTCGACATAGCTCCACTACCGATCTGCAAGATATGGTCATTCTGATGGATCAACTCGGTTACCCAACCACATACGCGGAGATGGAGGAGCGCTATGCCCATATCTCTGCGGACCCAAACTTCACTACACTGGTGGCTGAAGCACGCGGACGCGTCGTTGGACTGATTGGATTACAGACGTCTTATCTGTATGAAAAGAACGGAAGACACTGCCGTATCATGGCATTGGTTGTGCATGACCAGTTCAGGGGCTCAGGCATCGGCCGTCAGCTTATTCTGGAAGCCGAGCAATGGGCCGCCACGCATGATGTGGACTCCCTTTCTCTGAACAGTGGCAATCGCCCGGAACGTGAAGCCGCACATGAATTCTACCGCCAGATGGGCTTTACGGCCGGGAGTACCGGGTTTAGCAAAAAGCCTCAGATTCTACAGCACACTTAA
- a CDS encoding glucose 1-dehydrogenase, giving the protein MMTERFAGKVVLITGGGSGLGRSAAVEVAREGAKLALVDVNMKALEETKRVISEEVQHAEFLLIEGDVSDEEAVKKYVSDTVNEFGRIDAFFNNAGIEGKQNLIENYETEMFNKVIDINLKGVFFGLKHVLPVMKKQGEGYIVNASSVGGIRAVPNLVAYGASKHAVAGMTKDAAIEYAEHGISVNAIAPGAILTDMVIGSFKQINPNDWESASKEFVKDNPAKRLGEPKEVGRLVAFLLSGEAPFINGAIIPIDGAQSAKY; this is encoded by the coding sequence ATGATGACTGAACGATTTGCAGGTAAAGTAGTCCTGATTACAGGCGGTGGATCCGGTCTCGGCCGGTCGGCAGCTGTGGAAGTTGCACGTGAAGGGGCCAAGCTTGCCCTGGTGGACGTGAACATGAAGGCGCTGGAAGAGACCAAGCGTGTGATCTCGGAAGAGGTACAGCATGCCGAGTTTCTGTTAATCGAAGGTGACGTATCGGACGAAGAAGCTGTGAAGAAGTATGTTAGTGATACGGTCAATGAATTTGGGCGTATCGATGCATTTTTCAACAATGCAGGCATTGAAGGCAAGCAAAATCTGATCGAGAACTACGAGACGGAGATGTTTAATAAAGTCATCGACATCAACCTGAAGGGTGTGTTTTTCGGGTTGAAGCACGTTCTGCCTGTGATGAAGAAACAGGGCGAAGGCTACATCGTGAATGCGTCCTCTGTTGGTGGGATTCGCGCCGTGCCAAACCTGGTTGCCTACGGAGCGAGCAAACATGCCGTAGCCGGCATGACCAAAGATGCGGCGATTGAATACGCCGAGCACGGGATCAGTGTGAATGCAATCGCACCCGGAGCCATTCTGACAGACATGGTTATCGGTTCGTTCAAACAGATCAATCCGAATGATTGGGAATCAGCATCCAAAGAGTTCGTGAAGGACAACCCGGCGAAGCGCTTGGGTGAACCGAAGGAAGTAGGGCGTCTCGTTGCCTTCCTGCTGTCTGGCGAAGCCCCCTTTATCAATGGAGCCATTATTCCGATTGATGGTGCGCAGTCAGCCAAATATTGA
- a CDS encoding DUF4385 domain-containing protein has product MKKFDYSLNYDELDLRKHPELYTVGRGEQGVLMVEPYKGEILPHWRFKTPEIATESSEKIYELFLEYKKKGDFVGMDMARKFLQMGYTRARRYTNHKGGRKYSKEDDSILPYQNDKLKAEAAAIFKAQWEIAKTDPDYVKMKKEHREKYESEQA; this is encoded by the coding sequence ATGAAAAAATTTGATTACAGTCTCAATTATGATGAGTTGGATCTGCGCAAACATCCTGAGCTGTACACCGTAGGCCGGGGCGAGCAGGGTGTTCTGATGGTAGAGCCGTACAAAGGCGAGATTCTGCCACACTGGCGGTTCAAAACACCCGAGATTGCAACGGAGTCATCGGAGAAGATCTATGAGCTATTTTTGGAGTATAAGAAAAAAGGAGATTTCGTTGGTATGGATATGGCTCGCAAATTTCTCCAGATGGGCTATACACGGGCCAGACGGTATACGAATCACAAAGGAGGACGCAAATATTCGAAGGAGGATGACTCGATCTTGCCCTATCAGAATGACAAGTTGAAGGCAGAAGCCGCGGCCATATTTAAAGCGCAATGGGAGATTGCCAAGACCGATCCGGACTATGTAAAGATGAAGAAAGAGCATCGGGAAAAGTACGAGTCAGAGCAGGCGTAG